The following proteins come from a genomic window of Gadus morhua chromosome 11, gadMor3.0, whole genome shotgun sequence:
- the scxa gene encoding basic helix-loop-helix transcription factor scleraxis gives MTFAMLRAAPGAGRYLYSDIALLSEDDDENGSSGSGSEERGGLNGTSSSSFRISSSSSPSAFHIKVNRKRKLSGGGGLGGGGGGDDGGLLTPGAPGEFRQRNAANARERDRTNSVNTAFTALRTLIPTEPADRKLSKIETLRLASSYISHLGNVLLLGEGLHDGQPCHGPSPPFFHLSSSPSRVSDQSPQPKHICTFCLSNQRKMNKDRDRKSAIRS, from the exons ATGACCTTCGCCATGCTGCGGGCGGCGCCCGGCGCGGGCCGCTACCTGTACAGCGACATCGCCCTGCTGtcggaggacgacgacgaaAACGGCagctcgggctcgggctcggaggagcgggggggcctcaacggcacctcctcctcctccttccgcatctcctcctcctcctccccgtctgcCTTCCACATCAAGgtgaacaggaagaggaagctgagcggcggcggcg ggctcggcggcggcggcggcggcgacgacgGGGGTCTGTTGACCCCCGGGGCTCCCGGAGAGTTCCGGCAGAGGAACGCGGCCAACGCCAGGGAACGCGACCGCACCAACTCTGTCAACACGGCGTTCACCGCGCTGCGCACGCTCATCCCCACGGAGCCCGCCGACAG GAAACTTTCAAAGATCGAGACACTGCGATTGGCCAGCAGCTACATCAGTCACCTGGGAAACGTGTTGCTCTTGGGTGAAGGTCTCCATGACGGACAGCCATGCCATGGCCCCTCTCCACCGTTCTTCCacctaagctcctccccttcccgGGTATCGGACCAATCACCGCAGCCAAAACACATCTGCACCTTCTGCCTCAGCAATCAAAGAAAAATG aacaaagacagagacagaaagtcaGCAATCAGAAGCTAG